A single window of Selenomonas sputigena DNA harbors:
- a CDS encoding LytR/AlgR family response regulator transcription factor yields MNIAVLDDMPEDLNRLCDLLESVCAEHTPRPVIRAFTDDKKFLAHMSAARADIVFLDIYLGERTGIQTAQILRSFNMNCAIIFVTTSRDHAVEAFGVTAAHYLIKPVTEEGVREALARTPFFKKERPTIPLTIEYTEQRIPIEHIRYVDADGRRCSFHLTDGTTLSPYMTLARARELLDAMPMFLSCHRSLLVNMDEIHQLTPEGILLSDGTLLPIATRRKSEVERIYRAYMLKKMRAGFLS; encoded by the coding sequence ATGAATATTGCTGTACTGGACGATATGCCGGAAGATCTGAACCGGCTTTGCGATCTTCTCGAAAGCGTATGCGCCGAGCATACGCCGCGCCCCGTGATTCGCGCGTTCACGGACGACAAGAAGTTCCTCGCGCACATGTCCGCCGCACGCGCCGACATTGTCTTTCTCGATATCTATCTGGGGGAGCGCACGGGCATCCAAACGGCACAGATTCTGCGCTCGTTCAATATGAACTGCGCGATCATCTTCGTGACGACGAGCCGCGATCATGCAGTGGAAGCGTTCGGCGTGACGGCGGCGCACTACCTCATCAAGCCCGTGACGGAGGAGGGGGTGCGCGAGGCATTGGCGCGTACGCCTTTTTTCAAGAAGGAGCGCCCGACGATCCCGCTCACGATCGAATACACGGAGCAGCGCATACCGATCGAGCACATCCGCTATGTCGATGCCGACGGGCGTCGCTGCTCGTTTCATCTGACGGACGGCACGACGCTCTCCCCCTATATGACGCTCGCCCGCGCACGGGAGCTGCTCGATGCCATGCCGATGTTCCTTTCCTGTCACCGCAGTCTGCTGGTCAATATGGACGAGATCCATCAACTGACGCCTGAGGGCATTTTGCTCTCCGACGGCACGCTGCTGCCGATTGCAACGCGCCGCAAAAGCGAGGTCGAGCGCATCTACCGCGCCTATATGCTGAAGAAGATGCGTGCGGGATTTCTGTCATAG
- a CDS encoding Rpn family recombination-promoting nuclease/putative transposase has product MRIIKKDIPAEYCALIQKFRLIDDAFFNVCFDNYIEGMQLLLHIFFGRDDLIVKHVVTQQSADNLYGRGVRFDVLAEDSEGKLYDCEIQRANEGAIPRRARYNSSMMDSRELAKGEDFSSLPETWVIFITENDIYGAGFPLYHVERIIEELQRPFDDGAHILYVNGANRDDTPLGKLMQDFFCENPKKMNYKELAERVDYFKAEAEGVNTMCELMEKFGERKLEEGRMEGRLEGRAEGRAEGQRRMLDMVRSLFALNVPLEVIEKASGLTRAEILALQDAPAE; this is encoded by the coding sequence GTGAGAATAATCAAGAAAGATATTCCTGCAGAATATTGTGCATTGATACAGAAATTCCGCTTGATCGATGATGCGTTTTTCAACGTATGTTTTGACAACTATATCGAAGGAATGCAGCTCTTATTGCATATCTTTTTCGGTCGGGATGATCTCATCGTCAAGCATGTTGTCACGCAGCAGAGTGCGGACAATCTCTATGGTCGCGGCGTGCGCTTTGATGTGTTGGCAGAAGACAGTGAGGGGAAACTCTACGACTGTGAAATTCAGCGTGCCAATGAAGGTGCGATTCCGCGCAGGGCACGCTACAACAGCAGCATGATGGATTCGCGGGAACTGGCAAAAGGAGAGGATTTCTCGTCACTTCCGGAAACATGGGTGATCTTCATCACGGAGAACGACATCTATGGAGCAGGTTTCCCGCTGTATCATGTGGAGCGGATCATAGAGGAGCTTCAGCGCCCGTTTGATGATGGGGCGCATATCCTCTACGTCAACGGCGCAAACCGTGACGACACGCCGCTTGGGAAGCTCATGCAGGATTTCTTTTGTGAGAATCCGAAGAAGATGAATTACAAAGAACTTGCTGAACGTGTCGATTATTTTAAGGCAGAAGCAGAAGGAGTGAATACTATGTGTGAACTGATGGAAAAATTTGGTGAGAGGAAACTGGAAGAGGGACGTATGGAAGGACGCCTTGAGGGACGTGCTGAGGGACGTGCTGAGGGACAGCGCAGGATGCTTGATATGGTGCGTTCTTTGTTCGCGCTGAATGTTCCCCTTGAGGTGATCGAGAAGGCGAGCGGCTTGACGCGTGCGGAGATTCTGGCGCTGCAAGATGCGCCTGCCGAATAG
- a CDS encoding ion transporter: MNVLEEALHWKHTQKIITFVIILNAAVLGILTNRTLSAEEVLFLEAVDKACLVIFTVELIAKLLVYRRSFWSEGWNIFDFVIVLSSIVFISSSISVIRAFRIFRLLKALAEFPELQILVSSMLKAIPSMTWALLLLFIVFYIFAVFGSTMYGDAFPELFGDIGGSMFTLFQVMTFESWATAVARPIMATYSYAWVYFLVFILLTAITLLNVMVGIVVEAVGTISAAVKEKQAEEAAENAPPEVRRADEIEAEIRQHLAQIEALLQKRKDEAI; encoded by the coding sequence ATGAACGTACTGGAAGAAGCGCTTCATTGGAAGCATACGCAAAAGATCATCACTTTTGTCATCATCCTCAATGCCGCCGTATTGGGCATATTGACGAATCGAACACTGTCCGCCGAAGAAGTCTTGTTTCTCGAAGCAGTCGACAAAGCCTGTCTGGTGATTTTCACCGTCGAGTTGATTGCAAAACTGCTCGTTTATCGGCGAAGTTTTTGGTCAGAGGGCTGGAACATCTTTGATTTCGTCATCGTCCTCAGTTCCATCGTCTTCATCTCCTCCAGTATTTCGGTCATACGAGCCTTCCGTATCTTCCGACTGCTCAAGGCGCTCGCCGAGTTCCCTGAGCTGCAGATTCTCGTATCGTCCATGCTCAAGGCGATTCCCAGCATGACGTGGGCGCTTCTGCTGCTCTTCATCGTCTTCTATATCTTTGCCGTTTTCGGCAGTACGATGTACGGCGATGCGTTTCCCGAGCTGTTCGGCGACATCGGCGGCTCCATGTTCACGCTGTTCCAGGTCATGACCTTTGAGTCATGGGCGACCGCCGTGGCGCGGCCAATCATGGCAACGTATTCTTATGCATGGGTATACTTTTTGGTGTTCATTCTTCTTACCGCCATCACGCTCTTGAACGTCATGGTCGGCATCGTGGTCGAGGCGGTCGGCACCATCTCCGCAGCGGTCAAGGAAAAGCAGGCGGAAGAAGCGGCGGAGAACGCACCGCCCGAGGTGCGAAGAGCCGATGAAATCGAAGCCGAAATCCGTCAGCACCTTGCACAAATCGAAGCATTGTTACAGAAAAGAAAGGATGAAGCAATATGA